From Camelina sativa cultivar DH55 chromosome 20, Cs, whole genome shotgun sequence, the proteins below share one genomic window:
- the LOC104772696 gene encoding serine/threonine-protein phosphatase PP1 isozyme 5-like yields MAKEYDYGVYLSSNVAGEIEGENVVSAVAVSSEPRSCIANNKSVNSSNSRRGTNRRSDIHGQYSDLLRLFEYGGFPPAANYLFLGDYVDRGKQSLETIFLLLAYKIKYPENFFLLRGNHECASINRIYGFYDECKRRFNMKLWKLFTYTFNCLPVAAVIDEKILCMHGGLSPDLTNVEQIKNIERPSDIPDSGLLCDLLWSWDLR; encoded by the exons ATGGCTAAAGAGTAtgattat gGAGTCTATCTTTCATCCAATGTTGCAGGCGAGATTGAGGGTGAAAATGTTGTGTCGGCAGTGGCAGTTTCTTCCGAGCCTCGTTCTTGTATTGCAAATAATAAGTCCGTTAATTCTAGCAATAGCAGAAGGGGCACTAATCGTAGAAG TGATATTCACGGTCAGTACTCAGATTTATTGAGGCTTTTCGAGTATGGAGGTTTCCCTCCTGCAGCAAACTACTTATTCTTAGGAGATTACGTTGACCGTGGGAAGCAGAGTCTGGAGACTATTTTTCTTCTGCTTGCCTACAAGATCAAATACCCtgaaaacttttttcttctaaGAGGAAACCATGAGTGTGCTTCTATTAACAGAATCTACGGATTCTATGACGAGTGTAAACGAAGATTCAACATGAAGCTCTGGAAACTATTTACATACACTTTTAACTGTCTCCCTGTGGCAGCTGTCATAGACGAAAAGATACTTTGTATGCACGGTGGACTGTCTCCCGATTTGACCAATGTGGAACAGATTAAGAACATAGAGCGTCCAAGTGATATTCCAGACTCTGGTTTGCTTTGTGACCTTCTTTGGTCTTGGGATCTGAGATaa